TCGAGGAGTTCCTCGCCGCTCCGGAAGCGGCCGACCTGCCCGACGCCGAGCTGGCCGCACGCTGGGCGGGGCTGCTGATCGACCGCGCGCTGGCCCACGCCGACACGCCGGCTCGGGTCGGCCCCGGCGTGCTCGACGAACTGCTGCTGGTCGACGTCCCCGAACACGCGGTGCTGGACGCGGCGGCGAAGAGCGCGATGCCCGGCGTCCTCGCGGCGTGGATCCGCTGGGCCGGGCGCCGGCAGAGCCTCTCCGAGCCAGCGGTGGCGTGGCTGGAGAACGCGTTGGACGAGATGCTGGACGAGTTCTCCGAGGCTTACCGGGACCCGGGAGCGGTCGCACACCGTAATACCTGCCCGGACGCCGTCGACCTCCGATCGCTCCGGCCGATGTGGCTCCCGATCGACCTGACCCGGTCGACACGAACACCGATATCGCCAAGTGTGTTGCGGGCCACATCCGGGGCAAGCAAAGTGGGACGCGCGCGACCGAAATAACCAGATCGGGGCGCCGCGACCAAACCGGGGAGGTGGCGGTGACCGGGCTCGAACTCCCACCCAGCGCGGTGGACGTCGACTACGGGGCACTCGGCTGGGGTTCCAGCCGGACGATGTCGGACTTCGAGGCCGGCATGTGGCGGCTGGAGACCGCCGAGCCGCGGTTACGGTCGACGATCGCCGCGATCGACGTCCTCGACACCACTCCCGACTGGGCTCGGCTGGTCGCCGCCCACGAGTGGGCGCTCGGGGTGATTCCGCGATTCCGCATGCGGGTGGTGGATCCGCCGTTTCAGCTCGGCAAGCCGGTGTGGTCGGTGGATCCGGAATTCGACCTCGACTACCACCTGCGCCGGGTCCGCCTCTCCGAGCCGGGCACGTTCGAGGCGGCGCTGGAGCTGTGCCGCACCGTGGTCGACCGGCCGTTCGACCGGGCCCGGCCGCCGTGGGAGGCGCTGCTGATCGAAGGGCTTTCCGACGGGAAGGCTGTTTACCTACTCAAAACCCACCACAGCATCACCGACGGCATGGGCGGCATGCAGCTGGTCACGCTGCTGCACAGCCGTCGGCGCGAGCCCACGCCGGGCAAGCCGTCCGCGCTGCCGCCGCCGCCCGAACGGCTGAGCGGCCTCGGCGCGCTGCGCGAGCAGCTGACCGACCGGGCCCGGACGCTCCCGGAGACCCTGGTCGACCAGGCCCGGTCCGGTTTCCAGCTGGCCGAGCGGGTGGTCCGCGACCCGGGGAGCGCGATCGAGTTCGCGCAGTCGATGCTGCGGCTGGCCGCGCCACCGGCCTGCCCGCCGTCGCCGATCATGCGCGAACGAGGTCTCGGCCGGAGGTTCGGCACGCTGGAGACGACCGTCGACGAGTTGCGGGCCGCCGCGAAGGCCGCGGGCGGCTCGCTCAACGACGCGTACCTGGCGGCGTTGCTCGGCGGCTTCCGCCGCTACCACGAGCGGATGGACGCGCCGATCGACCTGCTGCCGATCGGGATGCCGATCAGCCTGCGCGACTCCGCCGACCCGATGGGCGGGAACCGGTTCGGCGTCGCGCGGTTCGCCGCGCCGATCGGGATCCGGGACCCGGCCGACCGCATCCGGCGGATCCGTGAGCTGGTGCTGGACGCGCGCGCCGAGCCGGCGGCCGACATCCTGTCGCTCGCCGCCCCGGCGCTGTCCCGACTCCCGGTGGCGGCGGTGGCTCGCTGGTACCTCGGCCAGACCAGCCTGATCGACCTGCAGGCGAGCAACGTGGCGGGCATTCCGGTGCCGGTCTACATGGCCGGCGCGCGGATCGACCGGATGTTCCCGTTCGCCCCCGCGCCCGGCTGCGGCGTCATGGCGACGCTCGTGTCGCACACCGGCACGTGCTGCATCGGCGTCACGATCGACACGGCGGCGGTGACCGAGCCGGACCTGTTCCTCGAGTGCCTCTCCGAAGGACTCGCCGAGGTGCTCGCGCTCGCCGCCGGAGGTGCGGGAAAGCGGTCCACGGCCGCTGCGGGAAAGCCGAAGGCCCGTAAGCGCGCGGCCACCGACGGCGGGGGTACCGCGCGTCCCCGCAAGCGGGCCGCCGCAGCGAGCGGCGGCGCCACGAACGCGAGCGCCACCGCTCGTCCGCGGAAACGCGCGGCCTCGACCGCCGACGGTGCGGGAGCTGGGCGCTCGCGCAAACGGGCCGCCGCGCCGCCCGACGACACGGCGGCCGGCGGATCCCCAACCGGCGGCGCTGCGGGCGACGGCGGACCGGGCACCCGCCCGGAGAACACCTGAACCAGCGGACGGAAGGAGCGCATCGTGCGCGACCCAGAAGCAGAATCCGTCCAGCGCGGGACGCTGTACCTGGTCCAGTCGGACACCCCACAGGAACGGCAAGTGATCGCCGCCTGGCTCACCGAGCAGCTGGGCGCCGAGAACGGCGACCGCGACAGTGGGCGGCTGGTCGTCGACCTGACCGACGAACGACTCCACGAAACCCTCGCGGACGCCGGCGACCTGCTGGTCACCCCGCTCCGGGTGGCCTGGCTCCCGGCCGAGGAGAGCGACAAACCGCTCGCGAAGGTCCGTACGGCCGTGGTCCGGATGGGCGCCCGCCGCAAGCAGGCGACCGTACAGCGGCTGCTCCTGCGCCGCGGATCCGACCGGCACCGGGTACTGGTCGGTGAGCCCGCCACCGTCGACGACCTGCGCGAGCGGTGGCAGCGGCAGGCGTCGGCAGGCAATCGAGCCGACTTCGCGCGGTTTGTTCAGCGCCAGGCCGTGCTCGCCCTCGACCGTGCCGAGCGCGCGCTGATCGGAAGCCAGTACAAGGTCGCCCGGTACGTCGTTGAAGAGATCACCGCGAGCCCTCGCTTCCGCACCGGCGTCGAGAAGCTCGCGGTCGAGCTGGACCTGCCCGTCGAGGAGGTCTACCAGCGGGCGCTGACCGCGCTGCAACAGATGGTCGCCGCCCAGAGCCGTCGGGCGATCGACGCCTGGAACCGCCTCGGCCGGTACTTCTCCCGCGCCTACCGGGTAACGGTCGACGACTCGAAGGCCGACGAACTGCGCGAGCTCGGGCGCAAGTACCCGCTCGTGTTCCTGCCCAGCCACCGGTCCTATCTCGATCCGCTGGTGCTCCGGCCGGCGCTGCTCGCCCACGGCCTGCCGCTCAACCACGTGATGGGCGGCATCAACATCGACTTCTGGCCGGTCGGGCCGCTGACCCGCCGCAGCGGTTACGTGTTCATCCGGCGCAGCATCGCCGACGACGCCGTGTACCGCTGGGTCCTCCGCGAGTACATGGGCTACCTGCTCTCCAAGCGCTTCAACCTGGAGTGGTACATCGAGGGCGGCCGCAGCCGCACCGGCAAGCTCCGCCCGCCCCGCTACGGCCTGCTCACGTACTTGGCCGAGGCGTTCCGGTCGAGCGGCGCCCAGGACGTCTACCTGGTGCCGGTCGCGCTCAGCTACGACCAGCTCTACGAGGTCGGCGTGATGGCCGAGGAGGCACACGGCGCCGCGAAGTCGCCGGAGAGCTTCGCCTGGTTGCTCAAGTTCAACCGGGCTCAGGACACCCAGCGAGGCCACGTCCAGGTGCGGTTCGGCGAGCCGCTCTCGCTGCGGAAGGCACTCGCCGACGAGCCCGACACCCGCCTGGCGGTGCAGAAGACCGCCTTCGAGGTCAGTCACCGGATCAATGAGGCCAGCCCGGTGATGCCCCGGTCGTTGGTCACGCTCGCCCTGCTCGGGATCGAGGACCGCGCGCTCACCGTCGCCGAGGTCACCGCCGTCCTCGACCCGCTGGTGGCCTACTTCTCGGCACGTGGGCTGGCCAACCGCACCGGGCTCGGGCTCGCCGACGAGCGCGGCGTCCGCCACACGCTGGACGAGCTGGCGAACGCCGGGGTCGTCGAGCGTTACGACAAGGGCATCGAGCCGGTGTATCGGGTCGGCCCCGACCAGCACCTGGTCGCCGCCTTCTACCGGAACAACACGATTCACTTCCTGATCACGCGGGCGGTGGCCGAGCTCATGCTGCAGGCTGTCGCTGCGCGACAGCTCCGTTCCGAGGCGCACGCGGACGCTGCGCAGCCGGGCACCGCGGGTGCGGCGGCCGCCGCACCGAGCGAGATGGCTCTGCTGGAGTACGGCTGGCAGGCCGCCCTGGCGCTGCGGGACCTGCTCAAGTTCGAGTTCTTCTTCAGCGACAAGGAAGCGTTCCGGACCGAGCTGCACCGCGAGCTGGCGTTGATCGACCCGGACTGGCGGTCGCGCCTGAGCGACCCGGACGGCGCCGCGACGCTGCTGGCCTCCGCCCGGCCGCACTTGGCCCACCGGGTGCTGCAGCCGTTCCTGGAGGCGTACTGGGTGGTCGCCCAGCGGCTGGCCGCGCGCGATCCACGTCAGCCGGTGGAGACCAAGGCGTTCACCCGGGAGTGCCTGGACGTCGCCAGGCAGCTCCGGATGCAGCAGCAGCTGGCCAGCACCGAGTCGATCTCCGGGGAGCTGTTCGCCACCGCACTCAAGCTGGCGGCGAACCGCGACCTGGTCGACCCGGGCCGGGACGAGGTGCGCCGGGCTCGGCAGGAGTTCGCGGACGAGATCGACGGCTGGGTCCGCCGGGTGCGCCAGGTGCGGACGCTCGCCCTCGGCGGAACCGGCTCCTCCGAAGGCCCGTCCGCCGAGGCGGCGGCCGATCACCCGTCCACCGGGGGTCCGCCCGGCGGATCCGACCCGGGCGGCTCGGGAGCGGCCGGACCCGATCCGACTGCTGCCGAAACCGAGACGACCGGCGCCGGACTCGGGACGACCGGCGCCGGACCCGATCCGACCGCTACCGGCGCCGGGGCCGGGACGACCGGCTTCCGGGCGGCCGGCTCGGAAGCGGACGGTCCAGAGGCGGGCGGTTCGGAGGCGGGCGGTCCGGAGGCGGGCGGTCCAGAGGCGGGCGGTTCGGAGGCGGGCGGTCCGGAGGCGGGCGCCGTCGGCGGCACGACCGAGGCGAGCCACGGCTCGGCGTCCGGATCGCCGGGAGCAGCTGACAGCGCCGCGTCGCCGACCGTGACGGTGAGCGCCCGCCGACCGGGGGTATCTCGATCGTGAAGCTGAACGATCGACTGGCCGAGATAGCCGCCGGCCCACAGGGGCCAAGCGTCGGCGCGTTCTTCGACCTCGACGGAACGCTGATCGACGGCTATACGGCCGTGGCGGTCTACCGGGACCGGATCCGGAAGCGCGACGTCGGCCTGCGAGAACTCGGGCAGACGCTCGGGCTCGCGCTGGACATGCGTCTCCGCGGCGCCGACCTGGACGCGCTCGCCGCGTTCGCGGTCGGAGCGCTCGCCGGACGCCAGGAAGAGGACCTGGAGGAGTGGGGCGAGCGGCTCTTCCGGCAGCAGATCGCCGGGCTGGTCTATCCCGGGGCGCGACAGCTGGTGGAGGCGCACCGCCGGGCCGGACACACGCTGGTGATGGCCACGTCGGCAACCTGGTTCCAGGCCGGTCCGGTGGCTCGCGACCTGGAGCTCGACGACGTGCTGTGCACCCGGCACGGGGTCGCCCACGGCATGCTCACCGGCCTCCTGGACGGTGGGGCGCTCTGGGGACCGGCGAAGGCCCGCGCGGTCGAGGCCTACGCGGAGCGGGCCGGGATCACGCTGACCGACAGCTACGCGTACTCCAACGGCGCCGAGGACGTGCCGTTCCTCGCGGTGGCCGGCTACCCCTGTGCGCTCAATCCGGACGGCGACCTGCCCGCCGCAGCGTTGCTGCACGACTGGCCGGTGCTGCGCCTCGACCCGCCGGGGAGTCACTTCGGGGTCGGTGCGCTGGTCCGGACGAGCGTCGCGCTCAGTGCGTTGCTGGGGTCGGTCGGGCTGAGCACCGGCGTCGGGCTGCTGAGCCGCTCGCGGGCGACGGCGGCGAACCTGGCCGGCTCGATCGGCCCGGATCTGGCTCTCTCGCTCGCCGGGGTGCGCCTGCGGGTGAGCGGGGAGCACAACCTCTGGGCGCGGCGTCCGGCGGTCTTCATGTTCAACCACCAGAGCGGGCTGGACATGGCGATCCTGGGCAGCCTGATCCGCCGGGACGTCACCGCGGTCGTGAAGAGGGAGGCCCGGTCCGACCCGCGGTTCGCCGCGATCGGCGCGCTCCTGGACGTCGCGTACGTGGACCGTGCGGCCGGACGGGGGCGTGCCGCGCTGGAGCCGGCGGTGGCGAAGCTGCGGGCCGGTGTGTCGATCGCGATCGCGCCGGAGGGCACCCGATCGCCGACACCACGGCTCGGACGGTTCAAGAAGGGCGGCTTCTACCTGGCCGTGGAGGCCGGGGTACCGATCGTGCCGATCGTGATCCGGAACGCCGGGGACCTGATGTGGCGGGACTCCCTCCTGGTGCACCCCGGCACGGTGGACGTGACGGTGCTGGAGCCGATCGAGACCGCGGAGTGGCCGATCGACGAGATCGAGAAGCTGGTGGACGTCGTCCGCGCGCAGTACGAAGCCACGCTACGGCAGTGGCCAGGGGACCACGCGCCTGTGGAAACCGAACACAGCTCGTGAGGAGATCGCTACCGTTGATTCATGTGGACGGCGCGCGCGTTGGCGGCGGCGTGTCTCCTCGTGGGTGCCGCCTGTAGCGGCGCGGAGAACTACGGATCGCTCCCACCCGCGGCCCCGAGTGCCGCGTCGGCCGGGGCCTCGTCGGCGGGCGAGCCGTCCGCCGCGTCACCACCGCACTCCGCGGTCGAGGTGGACGTGCTGGCGCAGTACACCCGCTTCTGGGCCGAAGCCCTGCCCGCTGCGGCGGCCGCACCTGCGAACCGGCGGGTCGCGGTCCTCGCTCCGGTGACGACCGAGCCGGAGCTGAGCCACGTGGTCCGCAGCCTCGCGGTGCTGGAAGCGAACGGGCAGACGA
Above is a genomic segment from Cryptosporangium minutisporangium containing:
- a CDS encoding wax ester/triacylglycerol synthase domain-containing protein translates to MTGLELPPSAVDVDYGALGWGSSRTMSDFEAGMWRLETAEPRLRSTIAAIDVLDTTPDWARLVAAHEWALGVIPRFRMRVVDPPFQLGKPVWSVDPEFDLDYHLRRVRLSEPGTFEAALELCRTVVDRPFDRARPPWEALLIEGLSDGKAVYLLKTHHSITDGMGGMQLVTLLHSRRREPTPGKPSALPPPPERLSGLGALREQLTDRARTLPETLVDQARSGFQLAERVVRDPGSAIEFAQSMLRLAAPPACPPSPIMRERGLGRRFGTLETTVDELRAAAKAAGGSLNDAYLAALLGGFRRYHERMDAPIDLLPIGMPISLRDSADPMGGNRFGVARFAAPIGIRDPADRIRRIRELVLDARAEPAADILSLAAPALSRLPVAAVARWYLGQTSLIDLQASNVAGIPVPVYMAGARIDRMFPFAPAPGCGVMATLVSHTGTCCIGVTIDTAAVTEPDLFLECLSEGLAEVLALAAGGAGKRSTAAAGKPKARKRAATDGGGTARPRKRAAAASGGATNASATARPRKRAASTADGAGAGRSRKRAAAPPDDTAAGGSPTGGAAGDGGPGTRPENT
- a CDS encoding HAD-IB family hydrolase translates to MVKLNDRLAEIAAGPQGPSVGAFFDLDGTLIDGYTAVAVYRDRIRKRDVGLRELGQTLGLALDMRLRGADLDALAAFAVGALAGRQEEDLEEWGERLFRQQIAGLVYPGARQLVEAHRRAGHTLVMATSATWFQAGPVARDLELDDVLCTRHGVAHGMLTGLLDGGALWGPAKARAVEAYAERAGITLTDSYAYSNGAEDVPFLAVAGYPCALNPDGDLPAAALLHDWPVLRLDPPGSHFGVGALVRTSVALSALLGSVGLSTGVGLLSRSRATAANLAGSIGPDLALSLAGVRLRVSGEHNLWARRPAVFMFNHQSGLDMAILGSLIRRDVTAVVKREARSDPRFAAIGALLDVAYVDRAAGRGRAALEPAVAKLRAGVSIAIAPEGTRSPTPRLGRFKKGGFYLAVEAGVPIVPIVIRNAGDLMWRDSLLVHPGTVDVTVLEPIETAEWPIDEIEKLVDVVRAQYEATLRQWPGDHAPVETEHSS
- a CDS encoding glycerol-3-phosphate 1-O-acyltransferase, whose product is MRDPEAESVQRGTLYLVQSDTPQERQVIAAWLTEQLGAENGDRDSGRLVVDLTDERLHETLADAGDLLVTPLRVAWLPAEESDKPLAKVRTAVVRMGARRKQATVQRLLLRRGSDRHRVLVGEPATVDDLRERWQRQASAGNRADFARFVQRQAVLALDRAERALIGSQYKVARYVVEEITASPRFRTGVEKLAVELDLPVEEVYQRALTALQQMVAAQSRRAIDAWNRLGRYFSRAYRVTVDDSKADELRELGRKYPLVFLPSHRSYLDPLVLRPALLAHGLPLNHVMGGINIDFWPVGPLTRRSGYVFIRRSIADDAVYRWVLREYMGYLLSKRFNLEWYIEGGRSRTGKLRPPRYGLLTYLAEAFRSSGAQDVYLVPVALSYDQLYEVGVMAEEAHGAAKSPESFAWLLKFNRAQDTQRGHVQVRFGEPLSLRKALADEPDTRLAVQKTAFEVSHRINEASPVMPRSLVTLALLGIEDRALTVAEVTAVLDPLVAYFSARGLANRTGLGLADERGVRHTLDELANAGVVERYDKGIEPVYRVGPDQHLVAAFYRNNTIHFLITRAVAELMLQAVAARQLRSEAHADAAQPGTAGAAAAAPSEMALLEYGWQAALALRDLLKFEFFFSDKEAFRTELHRELALIDPDWRSRLSDPDGAATLLASARPHLAHRVLQPFLEAYWVVAQRLAARDPRQPVETKAFTRECLDVARQLRMQQQLASTESISGELFATALKLAANRDLVDPGRDEVRRARQEFADEIDGWVRRVRQVRTLALGGTGSSEGPSAEAAADHPSTGGPPGGSDPGGSGAAGPDPTAAETETTGAGLGTTGAGPDPTATGAGAGTTGFRAAGSEADGPEAGGSEAGGPEAGGPEAGGSEAGGPEAGAVGGTTEASHGSASGSPGAADSAASPTVTVSARRPGVSRS